In a single window of the Daphnia carinata strain CSIRO-1 chromosome 4, CSIRO_AGI_Dcar_HiC_V3, whole genome shotgun sequence genome:
- the LOC130694878 gene encoding piwi-like protein Siwi, which yields MSDARRGDGRGARRRPREIPYDVPRRPEETTANTSSSYGSHAQNQGIGRSEERVGGPSSERQTSDRDAGPSRVRTYPVSRTDEINRELVTRPAKFNKMGSSGSRLDVIANYFQLIKRPGMHLLQYRVDFTPEIDHPGVRKALVRVHEPRLGKYIFDGTLLYNTIRLAQPLELASRRNSDGSDVKIAFRLVGEIQKDDAIYSTVMNLILRRCMAMLNLVLIKRNYYDKEAKTDVPGYPITIWPGYLTTIQHYEQDYLLKLETISKFLRRDTAHDVMDKIRRRLLDLAEYQSQVKGELLGKIVMTGYNNKTYKIDDIDFEKNAHSTFYVRKEDREITYEEYYRTRYQQRIRYPLQALLMCLPSRRDINRGNTEPIYLIAELCGMTGLTNQERTDFKLTKTVSNITGVTPDRRVATLMKFRRRLEETPQIQQELRSWGLEFANDPVRCKARILPTMPLLIGTAQIRVTNGDWGRSLQGKKMCTAINFSNWIVLHPRATITKIRSFVHEIKTVGAPQGVEVSEPRYIEVKGERATHYVEGLREQVANRQYNIVLCVLRSHRNDTYNAIKRETLCKDANIISQVITERNLNLEAGRLRSVATKVMIQMACKLGAEPWKLTGSPLDKRKFMVIGYDTYHDARNKKAVGAFVASINSACTRYNSSVKIHSANEEISPSFRDHMLTALMAYCGANKHDRSVLPLPQEIIIYRDGVGAGDIQTVLDVELQGIKDACREAATSFKRDYNPGISFVIVSKRVSTRFFVEKRNGKENPPCGTVVDNTVTLSERFDFYLVSQKVNQGTVSPINCNVIYNSPNLTPDIHQALAYALTHVYFNWAGTLRVPAPIQYAHKLAYLVGENLERVPHDALAKYPYYL from the exons ATGTCGGACGCACGACGCGGCGATGGCCGTGGTGCTAGGAGACGTCCGCGTGAAATTCCCTACGATGTGCCCAGACGGCCAGAGGAAACAACAGCGAATACAAGTTCATCCTACGGTTCTCATGCACAG AATCAAGGAATAGGACGTAGCGAGGAACGAGTCGGAGGACCTTCAAGTGAAAGACAAACAAGTGACAGAGATGCGGGACCAAGCAGGGTTAGGACATATCCTGTCAGCCGGACAGACGAAATCAACCGCGAACTTGTAACACGTCCAgctaaattcaacaaaatgg GATCGAGTGGATCACGATTGGATGTCATAGCCAATTACTTTCAGCTAATCAAAAGACCTGGCATGCATCTATTGCAATATCGCGTTGATTTCACGCCGGAAATTGATCATCCCGGCGTCAGAAAGGCCCTCGTCCGCGTACACGAGCCAAGGCTAGGGAAATACATTTTCGATGGTACCCTTCTCTACAATACAATCCGTCTCGCGCAA CCGCTGGAATTGGCTTCGAGGCGAAATTCCGATGGCAGCGACGTGAAAATCGCATTCAGACTAGTCggagaaattcaaaaagatgATGCTATTTACTCAACG GTGATGAATTTGATTTTACGCCGTTGTATGGCTATGCTCAATTTAGTACTGATTAAGCGAAATTACTACGACAAAGAAGCCAAAACCGACGTTCCA GGTTACCCTATAACTATATGGCCGGGATATCTGACAACGATTCAACATTACGAACAAGATTACCTTTTGAAATTGGAAACGATTAGTAAATTTCTACGTAGAGACACGGCCCACGATGTGATGGATAAAATACGTCGCCGACTATTAGACCTTGCCGAGTATCAG AGTCAAGTGAAAGGAGAACTACTCGGCAAAATCGTGATGACGggctacaacaacaaaacgtaCAAGATCGACGATATCGATTTCGAGAAAAACGCGCACTCAACATTTTACGTGCGCAAAGAGGACAGAGAAATCACCTACGAGGAATACTACAGAACGCGTTATCAGCAAAGGATTAGGTATCCGTTACAGGCGTTGCTGATGTGCCTGCCATCGCGACGCGACATCAATCGAGGCAACACGGAGCCCATCTATCTCATTGCAGAGCTGTGCGGAATGACGGGCCTTACAAATCAAGAAAG GACGGATTTCAAGTTGACAAAAACGGTATCCAACATAACGGGAGTCACGCCCGACAGACGAGTGGCAACTTTAATGAAATTCCGTCGCCGCTTGGAAGAAACTCCGCag ATTCAACAAGAACTTCGAAGCTGGGGATTAGAATTTGCAAATGATCCAGTAAGATGCAAGGCAAGGATTTTACCCACAATGCCTCTGCTCATTGGCACAGCACAAATTCGAGTTACGAACGGCGATTGGGGTCGGAGCTTGCAAG GCAAGAAAATGTGTACAGCTATCAATTTCAGCAACTGGATTGTTTTGCATCCTCGGGCCACCATCACTAAGATAAGATCGTTTGTCCACGAAATCAAAACGGTGGGCGCTCCACAAGGAGTTGAGGTGTCGGAACCTCGCTA CATTGAGGTAAAAGGTGAACGTGCAACCCATTACGTCGAAGGATTAAGAGAACAAGTAGCAAACAGGCAATACAATATCGTTCTGTGCGTGTTGCGATCGCATCGAAACGACACGTACAATGCCATTAAGAGAGAAACCTTGTGCAAAGACGCAAACATCATTTCACAG GTAATTACAGAAAGAAATCTGAACTTGGAAGCAGGCAGACTCAGGTCGGTTGCAACAAAAGTGATGATTCAAATGGCCTGTAAATTGGGAGCCGAGCCTTGGAAATTGACTGGATCGCCTTTGGACAAGAGA aaattcatggtGATAGGCTACGACACTTATCACGACGCACGGAACAAAAAGGCGGTTGGGGCTTTTGTTGCCTCCATCAACAGCGCTTGTACTCGTTACAATTCGTCCGTCAAAATTCATTCGGCCAATGAAGAGATTTCGCCAAGTTTCAGAGATCACATGTTAACCGCTTTGAT GGCTTATTGCGGGGCAAATAAGCATGACCGATCAGTGCTGCCATTACCGCAGGAAATAATTATCTATCGCGATGGCGTCGGAGCCGGGGATATTCAAACTGTCCTCGACGTCGAGTTACAAGGAATCAAG GATGCGTGCAGGGAAGCGGCAACATCGTTTAAAAGGGACTACAATCCTGGCATTTCTTTCGTGATTGTAAGTAAACGGGTAAGCACACGCTTCTTCgtcgagaaaagaaatgggaaagaGAATCCACCGTGTGGAACGGTGGTCGACAATACGGTGACGTTAAGCGAACGCTTCGATTTCTACTTGGTGTCGCAAAAAGTCAATCAAGGAACAGTGTCGCCAATCAATTGCAACGTCATTTACAACTCGCCCAATTTAACTCCAGATATTCATCAAGCATTAGCTTACGCTTTGACTCACGTCTACTTCAATTGGGCG GGAACACTGCGAGTCCCGGCTCCGATTCAATACGCGCACAAATTAGCATACCTAGTCGGTGAGAATCTTGAGCGTGTCCCTCACGATGCCTTGGCTAAATATCCCTATTACCTATAA
- the LOC130694879 gene encoding piwi-like protein Siwi, whose translation MHLLHYRVDFTPEVDHPGVKKALIRVHQQTLGRYTFEGNDLFNTTRLAQPLELASRRNSDGSDVKITFRLVGELQKDDPEYTQVMNIILRRCLAMLNLVMIRRNYYDAVAREDVVGYPITIWPGYLTAIQHHEKEYLLNVEIVHKFLRRDTALDVMDRIRRETRDDLQARIKAELVGKIVMTGYNNKTYRIDDVDFEKNASSTFHLRKQDRDVTYIAYYQDRYQQTIRVATQPLLVSRPSRRDVNRGDDQPIYLVPELCGMTGLSDEQRNNFNLTRAVANITRVAPDRRVTTLMKFRRRLAESPEIQRELNSWGLQFQNDLVSCNARILPPRPLLTGGDRRIEVRDGDWSRSMYNTKMQVSVVLTEWIVIHPSDMSQKVRSFVQLIQRVGAPQDFNVPEPHYIALPAYRTGNYVTALREELSRKSYHIVMCVLPNNRQDTYASIKNITLCQFGIASQVITGRILQGDERRQMSVATKVMTQLACKLGAEPWRVDVPNKPWMIAGYDTYHDARATTAVGAFVASVNSSYTRYNSSVKIHSANEEISPSFQDHMLTALKAYFQRNKDLPENIIIYRDGVGAGDIARVMETELAAIKTACTEAGKKVKDGNYKPGISFVIVSKRINTRFFADRNGRPDNPPCGTVVDNTVTLGERFDFFLISQKVNQGTVSPTSFNVIHNSTNLPPNAHQSMAYALTHVYYNWAGTLRVPAPVQYAHKLAYLVGESVKNIPREDLAKFPYYL comes from the exons ATGCATCTGTTGCATTATCGTGTCGATTTCACGCCGGAAGTTGATCACCCCGGCGTGAAAAAAGCTCTTATTCGAGTCCACCAGCAAACACTTGGAAGATACACTTTCGAGGGTAACGATCTCTTCAATACGACCCGTCTGGCACAA CCGTTGGAATTGGCATCGAGGCGAAATTCTGATGGAAGTGACGTCAAAATCACTTTCAGACTCGTCGGAGAACTTCAAAAAGACGATCCTGAATACACACAG GTCATGAACATAATTCTACGCCGGTGCCTGGCCATGCTCAATTTGGTGATGATTAGAAGGAATTATTATGACGCGGTAGCTCGCGAAGACGTTGTG GGCTATCCTATAACGATTTGGCCGGGATATTTGACGGCTATTCAACATCACGAAAAGGAATATCTTTTAAATGTCGAAATTGTCCACAAGTTCCTCCGAAGAGACACGGCCTTGGACGTCATGGACAGAATCCGTCGAGAAACCAGGGACGATTTgcaa GCTCGCATTAAAGCTGAATTGGTTGGCAAAATCGTCATGACGggctacaacaacaaaacgtaCCGAATTGATGACGTCGATTTCGAGAAAAACGCATCGTCCACGTTCCATTTACGTAAACAAGATCGTGACGTCACGTACATTGCCTATTACCAAGATCGATATCAACAAACAATCAGGGTGGCTACGCAGCCGTTGCTCGTGTCACGACCATCACGTCGTGACGTTAATCGCGGCGATGATCAACCAATTTACCTTGTCCCAGAATTGTGCGGCATGACGGGATTATCTGACGAGCAGcg GAATAATTTTAATCTGACGCGAGCCGTCGCCAATATCACGCGCGTCGCGCCCGATAGGCGAGTGACAACTTTAATGAAATTTCGTCGCCGTTTAGCTGAATCTCCAGag ATTCAACGAGAGCTCAATAGCTGGGGACTTCAATTCCAAAATGATCTCGTTTCTTGCAACGCCAGAATTTTACCACCGCGACCTCTTTTGACGGGCGGAGATCGAAGGATTGAAGTCAGGGATGGCGATTGGAGTCGCAGTATGTACA atACGAAAATGCAAGTGTCTGTCGTGTTGACTGAATGGATCGTCATCCATCCGAGTGACATGAGCCAAAAAGTCCGATCGTTTGTTCAACTGATTCAAAGAGTCGGTGCTCCTCAAGACTTTAACGTACCAGAACCTCATTA CATCGCTCTACCGGCTTATCGTACAGGCAATTACGTCACTGCATTGCGAGAGGAATTGAGCCGCAAATCATATCACATCGTTATGTGCGTTTTGCCCAATAATCGACAAGATACATACGCATCTATCAAAAATATTACGCTTTGTCAATTCGGAATCGCTTCACAA GTAATCACAGGACGAATTCTTCAAGGAGATGAACGCAGACAAATGTCAGTTGCCACTAAAGTAATGACACAACTGGCCTGCAAATTAGGAGCTGAACCGTGGAGAGTGGACGTGCCAAACAAG CCGTGGATGATTGCAGGTTACGATACCTATCACGACGCTCGAGCAACGACGGCAGTCGGGGCTTTCGTAGCCTCTGTCAATTCAAGTTACACACGTTACAATTCGTCAGTGAAAATCCATTCTGCCAATGAAGAGATCTCGCCAAGTTTCCAAGATCACATGCTCACCGCTTTAAA GGCCTATTTTCAAAGAAACAAGGATTTACCTGAAAATATCATCATCTATCGTGACGGTGTAGGAGCAGGGGATATTGCACGAGTTATGGAAACTGAATTAGCCGCAATCAAG ACTGCCTGCACTGAAGCGGGAAAGAAAGTGAAGGACGGCAATTATAAACCTGGCATTTCTTTCGTGATTGTCAGCAAACGAATAAACACGCGTTTCTTCGCTGATAGAAACGGGAGGCCAGACAATCCGCCGTGCGGAACCGTAGTCGACAATACGGTGACACTCGGAGAACGATTTGATTTCTTCTTGATCTCACAAAAAGTCAATCAAGGGACAGTGTCGCCCACAAGTTTTAACGTCATCCATAACTCAACAAATCTCCCTCCTAACGCTCATCAATCGATGGCTTACGCTCTGACGCATGTCTATTACAACTGGGCG GGGACGTTACGTGTTCCAGCACCGGTACAATACGCGCACAAATTGGCGTACCTGGTAGGTGAGAGCGTTAAGAACATTCCACGTGAAGATTTGGCCAAATTTCCCTATTACctttaa
- the LOC130694884 gene encoding polyamine-modulated factor 1-like: protein MADNDRKVDEQMPEDSRFSLLTDALDQATQKVISKILSQKSFADCLPFLKRKTEILAQLHTTFGQKVQFHLKQEFDELFSTYCLKEKLDFLDKLDVEQADLSQGETVWRPTGDPSKDMLAYDIPALQSHKEELLSYLRELREENEGEKKKILKVVEGITETEKLIEELLIQNEETLEVLSSLPSL, encoded by the exons ATGGCAGACAACGATAGAAAAGTAGACGAACAAATGCCCGAGGACTCGCGTTTCAGTCTGCTGACTGATGCGTTAGATCAGGCTACTCAGAAAGTCATCAGCAAAATTTTAAG CCAAAAGTCATTTGCAGATTGtcttccatttttaaaaagaaaaacagaaatccTTGCCCAGTTACACACAACATTTGGCCAAAAAGTACAATTTCACTTGAAACAGGAGTTTGATGAGCTTTTTTCCACATATtgtctaaaagaaaaattggattttctcGACAAACTTGATGTTGAGCAAGCTGATCTATCTCAGGGTGAAACTGTTTG GAGACCAACAGGAGATCCATCAAAGGATATGCTAGCATATGATATTCCTGCTTTGCAGTCACATAAAGAAGAACTCCTGTCCTATCTGAGGGAACTtagagaagaaaacgagggtgaaaagaaaaaaattctcaaaGTCGTGGAAGGTATaacagaaacagaaaaacTTATCGAAGAACTCTTGATCCAAAATGAGGAAACACTAGAAGTTTTATCCAGTTTGCCAAGTTTATGA
- the LOC130694880 gene encoding gamma-tubulin complex component 4-like, producing the protein MIREMLFMLSGRPGALFVMTDNGQFEMCSGIADVGLCQSEKEIIKPLLKIGSNVAYLSTFAEERKNDSLYLDVIQQSISKYVTDFQEELVEIEIAILEGSVILGITGIHSRIMPFTLQLEYLKELVDAIKLQKGNCLLIDTIQHYRDHCGVTRIIATFQEVYNTCRKVLHKQLISWMLFGKLLDPYNEFFIQVDDSKGFVIIGEMIPSCLTVSLAQQVLFVGESVVALTEAQDLSEEDWDFMGKLQKIPFENVVEIIQQCRDQMARRLWNLVTEKDRLNRSLNMILNTFLMKKGDIFAFFIHQTEAIFDGHFPSAQLTSNQFALQQRLMNSLKKYLDEEETEIERLSMNITPDTPGQGWDRVFLDYKTEWPLGVLIFTPETMETYNKIFRLLLNLRRIQLNLNALWKNVASLDKPVLELRWNLQHVLIHLSQYIQIDVIEVQKSIMDRQMDKCHDFDKFRAAHANFLVVIAAQTFLHVPAMQACFKDLIHLALKFCGLFRNDRPKAFLPVVAELNLEFERLMQLLFSLLNGMYQQSSGTTMEPIAQLLLRLDFNYYLTEGLQRKTNQLLEEI; encoded by the exons ATGATACGTGAAATGCTATTTATGCTGAGTGGCCGGCCAGGTGCACTTTTTGTTATGACGGATAACGGGCAGTTTGAAATGTGTTCAGGAATTGCCGATGTTGGCTTGTGTCagtctgaaaaagaaatcattaaaCCTTTGCTCAAAATCGGCTCAAATGTTGCCTATCTTAGCACCTTtgcagaagaaagaaaaaatgatagtCTTTACTTGGACGTCATACAGCAATCCATATCTAAATATGTGACCGATTTTCAAGAAGAACTTGTAGAAATCGAAATAGCTATCTTGGAAGGATCAGTAATTTTGGGGATTACAGGTATCCATTCAAGGATTATGCCTTTTACCTTACAGCTCGAGTACTTGAAAGAACTGGTTGATGCCATCAAActgcaaaaaggaaattgtCTGTTGATCGACACTATTCAACATTATCGTGATCATTGTGGTGTCACCAGGATTATTGCTACATTTCAAGAGGTTTACAATACTTGCCGTAAAGTTCTCCACAAACAATTAATTTCTTGGATGTTGTTTGGAAAACTTTTGGATCCatataatgaattttttatcCAAGTAGATGATTCCAAAGGTTTTGTCATAATCGGGGAAATGATACCCAGTTGTTTGACTGTCTCCCTTGCTCAgcaagttttgtttgttggagAATCCGTAGTGGCCCTAACTGAAGCACAAGACCTGAGTGAAGAAGACTGGGATTTTATGGGAAAGCTGCAAAAGATTCCTTTCGAAAACGTAGTAGAAATCATCCAACAGTGCCGTGATCAAATGGCCAGAAGATTGTGGAACCTTGTGACTGAAAAGGACCGACTGAATCGCAGCCTGAACATGATactaaacacatttttgatGAAGAAAGGAGATATTTTTGCATTCTTCATTCATCAGACAGAGGCTATCTTTGATGGGCATTTCCCTTCTGCACAGTTGACATCCAATCAATTTGCCTTACAACAAAGACTGATGAACTCTCTTAAAAAATACCTGGACGAAGAGGAGACCGAAATCGAACGGTTGTCGATGAATATCACACCAGACACACCGGGGCAAGGATGGGACCGTGTTTTTCTTGATTACAA GACTGAATGGCCGCTCGGGGTGCTGATATTCACACCTGAAACAATGGAGACGTACAATAAGATTTTTCGTCTTCTCTTGAATCTGCGACGCATCCAATTGAATTTAAACGCATTATGGAAAAATGTAGCCTCGTTGGATAAGCCGGTGCTGGAGTTGCGATGGAATTTGCAGCACGTCCTGATACATCTAAGCCAGTACATTCAGATCGATGTCATCGAAGTTCAAAAATCCATTATGGATCGCCAGATGGATAAGTGCCATGATTTCGACAAATTCCGAGCTGCCCACGcaaattttttggttgttattGCCGCACAAACATTTCTTCACGTCCCAgcg ATGCAAGCTTGTTTTAAGGACCTAATACATCTGGCGTTGAAATTCTGTGGGCTATTCAGAAATGACAGACCAAAAGCATTTCTGCCAGTCGTTGCTGAATTGAACCTAGAATTCGAAAGACTTATGcaattattgttttctctgctGAACGGTATGTACCAGCAGAGCTCGGGAACTACGATGGAGCCAATAGCGCAATTGCTACTCAGACTCGACTTTAACTATTATTTGACAGAAGGCCTACAGAGAAAAACTAATCAATTGCTTGAGGAAATTTGA
- the LOC130694881 gene encoding activating signal cointegrator 1-like, whose protein sequence is MSSTTSSWICNELSRLLEFVVTQEEYQDIAQYLMSMENSRDVEDYLQSMLDLSKPEHRKFVEVLLNRLGHSIEKPSGKGQNKTGLPGKQGTKPQQEVPSTQQPKKRVKQINLFSKEGQAKEIMTLPGQHKCECQASKHSLIRNCLECGRVICSQEGPGPCIFCTENMPSNEKETFPQTNKPAPQRTKQSGKGFLDGTAPLPDKAFTTAMAHKEKLLEFDRTSEHRTRVIDDESDYFNADGNKWLNPKQRDALRAKERELRESRHGSRRGMKVTLDFAGRQVIEEQSSYDELFEEQQFEEERKEYYDEYAVNPALAFPRPIYDTVMDNSSAQPNRATVSKNDEKVRVQDAELQKMSDPGKCLSMHQPYASLLVAGIKKHEGRTWYSSHRGRLWIASTVKEPLPEEIKQLESFYKNLYGKNDLTFPQNYPIGCLLGCVEVVDVLPQEEYRVQHPHGESESPYVFVCENPHELFVKFPNKGQHKIYKLDPAVHQTAKKSLRF, encoded by the exons ATGTCTTCGACAACCAGCTCTTGGATTTGCAATGAATTGTCTAGGCTTTTGGAATTTGTCGTAACACAAGAAGAGTATCAAGATATTGCTCA GTACTTGATGTCGATGGAGAATAGCCGCGATGTAGAAGATTATTTACAGTCAATGCTCGATCTTTCCAAACCAGAACACAGAAAATTCGTTGAAGTTCTATTGAATCGTTTGGGTCATTCCATCGAAAAGCCTTCTGGTAAGggacaaaataaaacaggatTACCAGGTAAACAGGGTACCAAGCCACAACAGGAAGTTCCCAGCACACAGCAGCCAAAGAAAAGGgtgaaacaaatcaatttgttttcaaaagaagGGCAGGCAAAAGAAATAATGACACTACCGGGACAGCACAA ATGTGAATGCCAGGCCTCAAAGCATAGTCTAATAAGGAACTGCTTAGAATGTGGCAGAGTGATTTGTTCCCAGGAAGGACCTGGGCCTTGCATATTCTGCACCGAGAAT ATGCCTTCCAATGAAAAGGAAACATTCCCTCAAACCAATAAGCCCGCTCCGCAACGTACAAAGCAATCCGGAAAAGGATTTTTGGATGGCACTGCTCCACTTCCAGATAAGGCATTCACAACAGCTATGGCCCATAAAGAGAAACTTTTGGAATTTGATAGGACTAG TGAACACCGAACTCGCGTAATCGATGATGAATCCGATTACTTTAATGCCGATGGCAACAAGTGGTTGAATCCAAAACAGCGGGATGCCCTTAGAGCCAAAGAACGGGAATTGCGAGAAAGTCGTCACGGATCTAGGAGAGGGATGAAAGTTACCCTTGATTTTGCAG GTCGTCAAGTAATAGAAGAACAAAGTTCGTATGATGAGCTGTTTGAGGAGCAACAATTTGAAGAAGAACGAAAGGAATACTATGATGAGTATGCCGTAAATCCCGCATTGGCATTCCCTCGACCCATT TACGATACTGTCATGGATAATTCATCTGCTCAACCCAATCGAGCGACGGTAAGCAAGAACGACGAAAAAGTCCGAGTTCAGGATGCCGAACTGCAGAAAATGAGCGATCCTGGAAAGTGCCTTAGCATGCATCAGCCTTATGCCTCTCTTTTGGTTGCTGGTATCAAAAA acaTGAAGGTCGGACATGGTATTCATCCCATCGTGGAAGACTGTGGATCGCCTCAACTGTGAAAGAGCCATTACCCGAGGAAATAAAACAACTGGAAAGTTTCTACAAGAATCTTTATGGGAAAAATGATTTGACTTTCCCACAAAATTATCCAATCGGGTGTTTGTTGGGTTGCGTTGAAGTGGTGGACGTTCTGCCGCAAGAAGAGTATAGGGTGCAACACCCTCACGGAGAGAGCGAGTCACCTTACGTCTTTGTTTGCGAAAATCCCCACGAGCTGTTCGTTAAATTTCCCAACAAAGGGCAGCACAAAATTT ATAAGCTAGACCCGGCAGTTCATCAAACGGCAAAAAAATCGCTGCGATTTTGA